In Limnobaculum parvum, one DNA window encodes the following:
- the rmuC gene encoding DNA recombination protein RmuC, with protein MDNSLMMIFAAALAGLLMGGLVMAIYNQRHNLQLENQIALLTAHLDQADSDNQQLQSERKIQQQELQKGQLDLRELYARLAALQEKAQQQALWHEECERLNQELRSLQGINNSLEVELREMSTRLEETRFASEEKQRLLISSEQRLTVQFENLANRIFEQSGRKVDEQNRQSLDRLLLPLYEQLDGFRRQVQDSYGQESRERHTLTHEIRNLQQLNAQMAREALNLTKALKGDNKTQGNWGEVVLSRVLEASGLREGHEYQTQVNMKGEEGNRQQPDVIVHLPQGKDVVIDAKMSLVSYERYFNSDDEQVRSQALHEHIASIKSHIRLLSRKDYHQLPGLRSLDYVLMFIPVEPAFLLAIDRQPELIGEALQNNIMLVSPTTLLVALRTIGNLWRYEHQSQNAQQIADRAARLYDKLRLFVDDMTSLGMSLDKAQDNYRQAMNKLSQGRGNVIGQVESFRALGVEVKRPMNTAISEPALAESISKMPDNTSGIENSSDITET; from the coding sequence GTGGATAACAGCTTGATGATGATTTTTGCTGCTGCGCTGGCAGGGCTATTAATGGGTGGACTGGTGATGGCTATTTATAACCAGCGCCATAACTTACAGCTAGAAAATCAAATCGCATTGCTGACGGCACACTTGGATCAGGCAGATTCAGACAATCAGCAGTTACAATCAGAACGAAAAATTCAACAGCAGGAGCTGCAAAAAGGGCAGTTAGACCTGCGCGAACTGTATGCTCGCCTAGCAGCGCTGCAAGAAAAAGCCCAGCAACAGGCGTTATGGCACGAAGAGTGCGAGCGTTTGAATCAGGAACTACGCAGCCTGCAAGGCATTAATAATTCGCTGGAAGTTGAGCTACGGGAGATGTCCACCCGTCTGGAAGAGACGCGTTTTGCTTCTGAAGAAAAGCAGCGTTTGTTAATCAGTAGCGAACAGCGGTTAACGGTACAGTTTGAAAATTTAGCCAATCGTATTTTTGAACAGAGCGGTCGTAAGGTTGATGAGCAGAATCGCCAGAGTCTCGATAGGCTACTTCTCCCACTGTATGAACAGTTGGACGGTTTCCGCCGTCAAGTTCAGGACAGCTATGGGCAGGAATCGCGGGAACGCCACACCCTGACCCATGAGATCCGTAATTTACAACAGTTGAACGCCCAGATGGCTCGGGAAGCGCTTAACCTGACCAAAGCCCTGAAAGGTGATAATAAGACTCAGGGTAACTGGGGCGAAGTGGTTTTAAGCCGGGTGCTGGAAGCATCGGGTTTACGCGAAGGCCATGAATATCAAACCCAGGTTAATATGAAGGGTGAAGAGGGCAATCGCCAACAGCCAGACGTGATCGTTCATCTTCCACAGGGGAAAGATGTTGTTATTGATGCTAAGATGTCCCTCGTTAGTTATGAGCGCTATTTTAACAGTGATGATGAGCAGGTACGCAGCCAAGCACTGCATGAACATATTGCTTCCATCAAATCACATATCCGTTTGCTCAGTCGTAAAGATTATCACCAGCTTCCGGGGTTACGCTCTTTAGACTACGTGCTGATGTTTATTCCGGTAGAGCCTGCTTTCTTATTAGCCATCGATCGGCAACCCGAATTGATCGGTGAAGCGCTACAGAACAATATTATGCTGGTTAGCCCAACGACATTGCTGGTGGCATTAAGAACCATCGGTAATTTATGGCGTTATGAGCACCAAAGTCAGAATGCTCAACAGATCGCCGACCGGGCTGCGCGCCTGTATGATAAACTTCGGCTGTTTGTTGATGATATGACATCGCTGGGTATGAGTCTGGACAAGGCGCAGGATAATTACCGGCAAGCGATGAATAAACTGTCTCAGGGGCGGGGTAACGTCATTGGGCAGGTAGAAAGTTTTCGAGCATTAGGCGTTGAAGTAAAACGCCCGATGAATACTGCGATATCTGAACCAGCTTTAGCTGAATCGATATCAAAAATGCCAGATAACACCTCAGGAATAGAGAATTCTTCTGATATTACTGAAACATAG